The following are from one region of the bacterium genome:
- the uvrA gene encoding excinuclease ABC subunit UvrA: protein MTQDKITIKGAREHNLKNINLEIPRNKLVVITGLSGSGKSSLAFDTIYAEGQRRYVESLSAYARQFLGQMQKPDVDQIIGLSPAVAIQQKGISRNPRSTVGTLTEIYDYLRLLFARVGHPHCPKCGREILPQTSQQIVEQVLNLPEGSRIQVLAPLVRGRKGIYRELFQRVRQEGYVRVRVDGKIYGLEEEIRLDKNKKHNIEVVVDRLVIRPEVKTRLTDSIETALKLAQGMILIDTTGKRSSLFSIHNACPHCGISMGEISPRSFSFNSPYGACPSCSGLGTKMEIEPDLVVPDKSLSVNEGALLPWSSPITTRRHRWKWAARSYYYEMLEDVSDYYGFSLDTPFKKLPEKYQNILLYSSPDEIYESGEPFEGVITQLERRYHRTESDFVREEIFNKYMTTRVCPDCQGKRLKKESLAVTIQGKSIADIVMFSVKEAQGFFNKISLSPTEALIGREVLKEIKKRLSFLINVGLDYITIDRPAATLAGGEAERIHLATQIGSSLVGVIYILDEPTIGLHPRDVSRLISTLEDLRDLANTVLVVEHDPATIHAADHIIDLGPGAGEKGGRVVVSGSLSKIIANPESLTGAYISGKLKVPLPTKRRRIDLKRALEIKGAAQFNLKNIDVKIPLGAFVCITGVSGSGKSTLVQEILYKALAQKIYHSKEKPGKHKKLLGIGNIDKVINIDQSPIGRTPRSNPATYTGLFTPIRQLFSELPEAKIRGYKPGRFSFNVRGGRCEACSGEGLIKIEMQFLPDVYVPCEVCKEKRFNQETLEVRYKGKNIADILSMSVEEALKFFKNIPRIKEKLQTLSDVGLDYIKMGQSATTLSGGEAQRVKLSEELSKRSTGRTLYLLDEPTTGLHFADIEKLLSVLHRLVDKGNTVLVIEHNLDVVKTADYIIDLGPEGGEQGGEVVATGSPEELCQSKKSYTGRYLKKFLK from the coding sequence ATGACACAGGACAAAATTACTATCAAAGGTGCCAGAGAGCACAACTTAAAAAATATAAATCTGGAGATTCCCCGCAATAAACTTGTGGTCATAACTGGTCTCTCCGGTTCGGGAAAGTCTTCTCTCGCTTTCGATACCATCTATGCCGAGGGACAGAGGAGATACGTGGAATCACTTTCTGCTTATGCTCGCCAGTTTCTGGGTCAGATGCAGAAGCCAGATGTTGACCAGATCATAGGTCTCTCTCCTGCTGTAGCCATCCAGCAGAAAGGTATCAGTCGAAACCCCCGCTCTACCGTGGGGACGCTAACTGAAATTTATGATTATCTGAGACTTTTATTTGCCAGGGTTGGTCATCCCCATTGTCCTAAATGTGGAAGGGAAATCCTTCCCCAGACTTCTCAACAGATAGTGGAACAGGTTTTGAACTTGCCTGAAGGTTCCAGGATTCAGGTGTTAGCGCCACTGGTAAGGGGAAGAAAGGGAATTTATAGAGAGCTCTTCCAGAGGGTTCGCCAGGAAGGATACGTGAGGGTAAGAGTTGATGGGAAAATTTACGGACTGGAAGAGGAGATTAGATTAGACAAGAACAAGAAGCATAATATTGAAGTGGTTGTTGACCGCCTGGTGATTCGGCCCGAAGTGAAAACGAGACTTACCGACTCTATTGAAACCGCCTTAAAGCTTGCTCAGGGAATGATTCTAATAGATACTACCGGAAAGCGCTCTTCTCTTTTTAGTATCCACAACGCTTGTCCCCATTGCGGTATAAGCATGGGTGAAATATCTCCCCGTAGTTTCTCTTTTAATTCTCCTTATGGTGCCTGTCCCAGTTGCTCTGGGCTGGGAACGAAGATGGAAATAGAGCCTGACCTGGTTGTGCCTGATAAGAGCCTTTCTGTAAATGAAGGAGCATTGCTTCCCTGGAGTAGTCCCATTACTACACGGCGCCACCGCTGGAAATGGGCTGCTCGAAGCTATTACTATGAAATGCTTGAAGATGTTAGTGATTATTATGGTTTCAGTCTGGACACACCTTTCAAAAAGCTCCCCGAAAAGTATCAAAATATACTACTTTACAGTTCTCCAGATGAAATCTATGAGTCAGGAGAGCCTTTTGAAGGGGTGATTACACAGCTTGAGAGGCGTTACCACCGCACCGAGTCTGATTTTGTGCGAGAAGAGATTTTTAATAAGTATATGACTACAAGAGTCTGTCCAGATTGTCAGGGCAAAAGGCTTAAAAAGGAGAGTTTGGCTGTTACCATCCAGGGGAAGTCTATCGCCGATATAGTTATGTTTTCTGTCAAAGAGGCTCAAGGATTTTTTAACAAGATTTCTCTGTCTCCGACTGAGGCGCTTATTGGACGGGAAGTACTGAAAGAGATTAAAAAGAGGCTCTCCTTCCTTATCAATGTAGGATTGGACTACATTACAATTGACCGACCGGCAGCTACTTTAGCTGGTGGAGAGGCGGAAAGAATTCACCTGGCAACCCAGATTGGGTCATCCCTGGTGGGGGTAATTTATATCCTCGATGAGCCCACTATTGGTTTACACCCGCGTGATGTATCCAGATTAATCTCCACTCTGGAGGATTTGAGGGATTTAGCCAATACGGTTCTGGTTGTGGAGCACGACCCAGCAACAATCCATGCTGCTGACCACATTATAGATTTGGGTCCGGGAGCAGGGGAAAAAGGAGGAAGGGTTGTGGTTAGTGGTTCGCTATCCAAAATAATAGCTAACCCCGAATCTTTGACTGGCGCGTATATTTCAGGTAAACTGAAAGTGCCCCTGCCGACAAAGAGGAGAAGAATAGACCTCAAAAGGGCTCTGGAAATAAAGGGCGCAGCCCAGTTCAATTTAAAAAATATCGATGTAAAGATTCCATTGGGAGCTTTTGTCTGTATTACCGGCGTTTCCGGCTCGGGTAAGAGCACACTGGTACAGGAAATCTTGTATAAAGCGCTGGCCCAGAAAATATACCACTCCAAAGAGAAACCGGGAAAACACAAAAAACTCTTGGGTATAGGAAACATCGATAAGGTAATTAATATTGACCAATCTCCAATTGGCCGAACGCCCCGTTCCAATCCAGCCACTTATACAGGCTTATTTACTCCTATTCGCCAATTATTCTCTGAGCTTCCTGAGGCGAAGATTCGAGGCTACAAGCCAGGAAGGTTCAGTTTTAATGTCAGGGGAGGAAGATGTGAAGCTTGCTCGGGTGAGGGATTAATTAAAATAGAGATGCAGTTCCTCCCTGATGTTTACGTTCCCTGTGAAGTGTGTAAGGAGAAAAGGTTCAATCAGGAAACTCTCGAAGTCAGATATAAAGGCAAGAATATTGCCGATATCCTATCAATGAGCGTGGAAGAAGCTCTGAAATTTTTTAAGAATATACCCAGGATTAAAGAGAAACTCCAGACTCTATCCGATGTGGGACTCGACTATATAAAGATGGGACAATCGGCGACCACTCTCTCGGGCGGAGAGGCTCAAAGGGTGAAGCTGTCCGAGGAGCTTTCCAAGAGGAGTACAGGAAGGACGCTGTATCTATTAGATGAACCTACTACAGGGTTACATTTTGCAGACATAGAGAAGTTATTGAGCGTCTTGCACCGTCTGGTAGATAAAGGGAACACAGTTCTGGTTATCGAGCATAATCTGGATGTAGTCAAAACTGCGGACTATATTATTGACCTGGGTCCTGAAGGCGGGGAGCAAGGTGGCGAGGTAGTAGCAACAGGCTCTCCGGAAGAACTTTGCCAGTCCAAGAAATCGTATACAGGAAGATACTTAAAAAAATTCCTTAAATAA